One window from the genome of Kiloniellales bacterium encodes:
- the rpsL gene encoding 30S ribosomal protein S12, which yields MPTINQLIRKPRQAPVSRNKVPALDACPQKRGVCTRVYTTTPKKPNSALRKVARVRLTNGFEVTSYIPGEGHNLQEHSVVMIRGGRVKDLPGVRYHIIRGTLDTQGVKDRRQRRSKYGAKRPK from the coding sequence ATGCCGACGATTAACCAATTGATCCGCAAGCCGCGCCAGGCGCCGGTCTCGCGCAACAAGGTGCCGGCCCTGGACGCCTGCCCTCAGAAGCGCGGCGTGTGCACGCGGGTCTACACGACCACCCCGAAGAAGCCGAACTCGGCCCTGCGCAAGGTGGCGCGGGTGCGCCTGACCAACGGCTTCGAGGTGACCAGCTACATTCCCGGCGAGGGCCATAACCTTCAGGAGCACTCCGTGGTCATGATCCGCGGCGGCCGTGTGAAGGACCTGCCGGGCGTGCGCTACCACATCATCCGCGGCACGCTCGATACCCAGGGCGTGAAGGACCGCCGCCAGCGCCGTTCCAAGTACGGCGCCAAGCGGCC